From Actinoplanes oblitus, a single genomic window includes:
- the aroB gene encoding 3-dehydroquinate synthase: MVTRISVHGDRPYDVLVGRGLTGELPRLIEGAARVAVLYPPTLRERAEAVAAVTDRQTVMIEVPDAEGGKTVEVAAGCWDRLGAAGFTRTDVVVGVGGGATTDLAGYVAAAWLRGVRWIPVATSVAGMVDAAVGGKTAVNIAAGKNLVGAFHPPAGVLCDLDALDTLPREDIAAGLAEVVKGGFIADPRILELIEENPEAALDPRGDVLRELIERKVQVKADVVGVDLTESGLREILNYGHTLGHAIERREKYTWKHGHAVAVGMIFAAELGRLSGRLDEATAARHRQILEMLSLPTSYAKEAWSDLAAGMRVDKKTRAATLRFVVLDGLAKPGILAGPDDDLLRRAYDEVAR; the protein is encoded by the coding sequence GTGGTGACGCGAATTTCGGTGCATGGTGACCGTCCGTACGACGTGCTTGTCGGGCGCGGGCTGACCGGCGAGCTTCCGCGACTGATCGAGGGGGCCGCCCGGGTGGCGGTGCTCTACCCGCCGACGCTGCGGGAGCGGGCCGAGGCGGTCGCCGCGGTGACGGATCGGCAGACCGTCATGATCGAGGTGCCGGATGCCGAGGGCGGCAAGACCGTCGAGGTCGCGGCCGGGTGCTGGGATCGGCTCGGGGCGGCCGGCTTCACCCGTACCGATGTGGTGGTCGGGGTCGGCGGCGGGGCGACCACCGACCTGGCCGGTTACGTCGCCGCGGCCTGGCTGCGCGGGGTGCGCTGGATCCCGGTCGCCACCTCGGTGGCCGGCATGGTCGACGCGGCGGTCGGCGGCAAGACCGCTGTCAACATCGCCGCCGGCAAGAACCTGGTCGGCGCGTTCCATCCGCCGGCCGGGGTGCTCTGCGACCTGGACGCGCTGGACACCCTGCCGCGCGAGGACATCGCCGCCGGCCTGGCCGAGGTGGTCAAGGGCGGCTTCATCGCGGATCCGCGGATCCTGGAGCTGATCGAGGAGAACCCGGAGGCGGCGCTCGACCCGCGCGGCGACGTGCTGCGCGAGCTGATCGAGCGCAAGGTCCAGGTGAAGGCCGACGTGGTCGGCGTGGACCTCACGGAGTCCGGCCTGCGGGAGATCCTGAACTACGGGCACACGTTGGGCCACGCGATCGAGCGCCGGGAGAAGTACACCTGGAAGCACGGGCACGCGGTGGCGGTCGGCATGATCTTCGCGGCGGAACTGGGCCGGTTGTCCGGGCGGCTGGACGAGGCCACGGCGGCCCGTCACCGGCAGATCCTGGAGATGCTGAGCCTGCCCACGTCGTACGCGAAAGAGGCCTGGAGCGACCTGGCGGCCGGGATGCGCGTCGACAAGAAGACGCGGGCCGCGACCTTGCGGTTCGTGGTGCTCGACGGCCTGGCGAAACCCGGCATCCTGGCCGGACCGGACGACGACCTGCTGCGGCGGGCCTACGACGAGGTGGCGCGATGA
- a CDS encoding NACHT domain-containing protein produces MTTVEAALLKVGQAVVTPFFRHWLGARRSARERSLPLSDLLRQRAKDEFSRRRGQREIDAVVDEVGERLQPLIRTRFAELPENEVIAALEAVADTFGRADLSDDALFGADLQPARLLPHLRSAEPPAGLSELGSRLYDVMLEDCARCFTQFVVQTAPFTNRAQVAILSRLSEVTELMTEAVHKLALAVPDSTTDFLSRYRDFLAKKLNTLELVGLDTQYRPRTTLSVAYISLAVIGDGSTSRSQRVFWDPGLLRHARLDGADSERVEQALSRRTRTLIRGEAGAGKSTLLRWLAVTASRGGFTGALSDWNGRVPFLIKLRSWPDALPAPEQFLTGVADPVAGAKPGHWVTEQFRDGRALLLVDGVDELPVERRAPVRGWLRDLLTAYPDILVVVTSRPPAAPVRWLEAEGFEPLTLDRLSPADVRALIDQWHQAARTSPSLPCPPSELPRYEQALLTQLAANRHLSRLAGNPLMAAMLCALNLDRQTNLPPDRMGIYQAAVDMLLHKRDQDRGVTTALPDMTVPESLQLLQDLAWRISLNNRSELSRAEAEAYVSRRLAGMHRITASAGTVLEYLVERSGVLREPAAERIDFVHRTVQEYLAAREAAEQAMAGLLVGQAHLDGWREIIIMATGLANRPMRTEIIDGLLHRAAAESRHRRALILLATSCLEALPALPPELLAEVERRLAGLLPPRSLPESRSLQPVGEPLLRRLEGNPARLSEAQAAATIATAALINGPRAIEILGRFTHDARRRVQLELIKSWKYFEPYEYAERVLADAPLDDGEAGVTEPSLLAATHHLRHLTGLQAVFDTRCDLDACPPLPHLKWLHLRLGWDGRLNALDRHPALENLLITSDARRPTAAEIRSLVRLPRLRVLTLYAPGSVDAEALTTIAEMSWLQYLNLSLREVRDLSTLAALTDLRGIYFEGGRVDSLAGLRNCPITTLGFGAMDRRPTVPDGDWGAAFPHLEHVNFWNGDPPDLGFAATVPTMQSLRVTNADSPTVRSLRSPRSLTQLMVEFDEHSPDLGPLLRHRQMSSLALHSPGSLDLSPLVDWEGGPLRVIVRRGQQISGRDLLPATIRVSRRAELAW; encoded by the coding sequence GTGACCACTGTCGAGGCGGCACTGCTGAAAGTCGGACAAGCGGTGGTTACCCCGTTCTTCCGGCACTGGCTCGGCGCCAGGAGATCCGCACGGGAACGCTCGCTGCCGCTCAGTGACCTACTGCGGCAGCGGGCCAAGGACGAGTTCTCCCGCCGACGCGGGCAGCGGGAGATCGATGCGGTGGTCGACGAGGTGGGTGAGCGGCTGCAGCCGTTGATCCGCACCAGGTTCGCGGAGCTGCCGGAGAACGAGGTGATCGCGGCCCTGGAAGCGGTCGCGGACACGTTCGGCCGGGCGGACCTGAGCGACGACGCGCTCTTCGGCGCGGACCTTCAGCCGGCTCGACTGCTGCCTCATCTCCGGTCCGCGGAGCCGCCGGCCGGATTGTCCGAGCTCGGGTCGCGGCTCTACGACGTGATGCTGGAGGACTGCGCGCGGTGCTTCACGCAGTTCGTGGTGCAGACCGCGCCGTTCACCAACCGTGCGCAGGTGGCGATCCTGTCCCGGTTGTCCGAGGTCACCGAGTTGATGACGGAGGCAGTGCACAAGCTGGCCCTGGCAGTTCCGGACTCCACCACCGATTTCCTCTCCCGGTACCGGGACTTCCTCGCCAAGAAGCTGAACACCCTGGAACTGGTCGGCCTCGACACCCAGTACCGGCCTCGCACCACCCTGAGCGTCGCCTACATCAGCTTGGCGGTCATCGGCGACGGCTCGACCAGCCGTTCGCAGCGGGTCTTCTGGGACCCGGGGCTGCTCCGTCACGCCCGCCTCGACGGTGCCGACTCCGAGCGGGTCGAGCAAGCCCTCTCCCGGCGCACTCGCACGCTCATCCGCGGCGAGGCCGGCGCGGGGAAGTCCACCCTGTTGCGGTGGCTCGCGGTGACGGCGTCCAGAGGCGGCTTCACCGGCGCGCTCTCCGATTGGAACGGCCGGGTGCCCTTCTTGATCAAGTTGCGGAGCTGGCCCGACGCCCTGCCCGCCCCGGAGCAGTTCCTGACCGGCGTCGCCGATCCCGTGGCGGGCGCGAAGCCCGGCCATTGGGTCACCGAGCAGTTCCGCGACGGCCGAGCATTACTGCTGGTGGACGGCGTGGACGAGCTGCCGGTGGAACGGCGCGCCCCGGTCCGCGGGTGGCTGCGGGACCTGCTGACCGCGTACCCGGACATTTTGGTCGTGGTGACCTCCCGGCCGCCGGCCGCGCCGGTCCGCTGGCTGGAAGCCGAGGGCTTCGAACCCTTGACGCTGGATCGCCTCTCCCCCGCCGATGTCCGAGCGCTGATCGACCAGTGGCACCAGGCGGCCCGGACGTCACCGTCGCTGCCGTGTCCGCCGTCCGAGCTTCCTCGCTATGAGCAGGCGCTGCTCACCCAGCTGGCCGCCAACCGGCACCTGTCCCGGCTCGCCGGGAACCCCCTGATGGCGGCCATGCTGTGCGCGCTCAACCTGGACCGCCAGACGAACCTGCCGCCCGACCGCATGGGTATCTACCAGGCCGCCGTCGACATGCTCCTGCACAAGCGCGACCAGGACCGGGGGGTGACCACGGCCCTGCCCGACATGACTGTCCCGGAGAGCCTGCAGTTGCTGCAGGACCTGGCCTGGCGGATCTCGCTGAACAATCGCTCCGAGCTGTCCCGGGCGGAGGCCGAGGCGTATGTGAGCCGCCGGCTGGCCGGCATGCACCGGATCACGGCATCGGCCGGAACGGTGCTGGAATATCTCGTCGAACGCAGCGGTGTCCTGCGAGAACCGGCGGCGGAGCGGATCGACTTCGTGCACCGGACCGTCCAGGAGTATCTCGCCGCGAGGGAGGCGGCGGAGCAGGCGATGGCCGGTCTGCTGGTGGGCCAGGCGCATCTGGACGGATGGCGCGAGATCATCATCATGGCGACCGGACTCGCGAACCGGCCGATGCGAACCGAGATCATCGACGGTCTGCTCCACCGAGCCGCCGCCGAGTCACGACATCGCCGGGCCCTGATCCTGCTGGCCACCTCCTGCCTGGAGGCACTTCCCGCGCTGCCGCCGGAGTTGCTGGCCGAGGTGGAACGCCGGCTGGCCGGCCTGCTGCCGCCGCGCAGCCTCCCGGAATCGCGGTCGCTGCAACCGGTGGGCGAACCGTTGCTCCGGCGCTTGGAAGGCAATCCCGCCAGGTTGAGCGAGGCCCAGGCAGCGGCGACGATCGCCACAGCCGCGTTGATCAACGGGCCGCGCGCGATCGAGATCCTGGGGCGCTTCACTCACGACGCGCGCAGGCGGGTGCAGCTCGAATTGATCAAGTCGTGGAAGTACTTCGAGCCGTACGAATACGCGGAACGGGTACTGGCCGACGCACCGTTGGACGACGGCGAGGCAGGCGTCACCGAGCCCAGCCTCCTGGCCGCCACCCACCATCTCCGCCATCTGACCGGCCTCCAGGCGGTCTTCGACACCCGCTGCGATCTCGACGCCTGCCCACCCCTCCCGCACCTGAAGTGGCTCCATCTCCGTCTGGGCTGGGACGGCCGGCTGAACGCCCTTGACCGGCATCCCGCCCTGGAGAACCTTCTGATCACCTCGGACGCCCGGCGGCCGACCGCGGCGGAGATCCGCTCGCTGGTCCGGCTGCCACGCCTGCGGGTCCTGACTCTCTACGCACCTGGCAGCGTCGACGCCGAAGCGCTGACCACCATCGCGGAGATGAGCTGGCTGCAGTACCTCAACCTCAGCCTGCGCGAGGTGCGCGACCTGAGCACACTCGCCGCGCTGACGGATCTGAGAGGCATCTACTTCGAAGGCGGACGGGTCGACTCGCTCGCCGGGCTGCGGAACTGCCCCATCACCACTCTCGGCTTCGGTGCCATGGACCGGCGTCCCACCGTCCCCGACGGCGACTGGGGAGCCGCCTTCCCACACCTCGAGCACGTCAACTTCTGGAACGGAGACCCGCCTGACCTCGGGTTCGCCGCGACCGTGCCGACCATGCAAAGCCTGCGGGTGACGAACGCCGACTCACCGACGGTACGTTCGCTGCGATCACCGCGATCGCTGACACAGCTCATGGTCGAGTTCGACGAGCACTCGCCCGACCTCGGACCGCTCCTGCGGCATCGCCAGATGAGTTCGCTGGCGCTCCACTCGCCCGGCAGCCTGGATCTCTCTCCGCTGGTCGACTGGGAGGGCGGGCCTCTGCGCGTCATCGTGCGCCGGGGTCAGCAGATCAGCGGACGCGACCTGCTTCCCGCCACGATCCGGGTCTCCCGGCGAGCCGAACTGGCCTGGTGA
- a CDS encoding shikimate kinase produces the protein MAPVAVLVGPPGAGKTTIGEAVAGALGVGFADTDTIIEQRAGKPIPDIFVEDGEPAFRALERAVVAETLSSYDGVLSLGGGAIMDESTRKLLLGHTVVFLSVELADAIKRVGLGAGRPLLAMNPRATMKFLLEQRRPLYTEVATHTVITDGREPAEIAVEVTALLGA, from the coding sequence ATGGCGCCGGTCGCGGTCCTGGTCGGGCCGCCCGGCGCCGGCAAGACCACGATCGGCGAGGCGGTCGCCGGGGCGCTCGGTGTGGGCTTCGCCGACACCGACACGATCATCGAGCAGCGGGCCGGCAAGCCGATCCCGGACATCTTCGTCGAGGACGGTGAGCCGGCGTTCCGTGCCCTGGAGCGTGCCGTGGTGGCCGAGACGCTGTCGTCCTACGACGGCGTCCTGTCGCTCGGCGGCGGCGCGATCATGGACGAGTCGACGCGGAAGCTGCTGCTCGGGCACACGGTGGTGTTCCTGTCGGTGGAGCTGGCCGACGCGATCAAGCGGGTCGGGCTGGGGGCGGGGCGGCCGTTGCTGGCGATGAACCCGCGCGCCACCATGAAGTTCCTGCTGGAGCAGCGGCGGCCGCTCTACACGGAGGTCGCCACCCACACCGTGATCACCGACGGCCGTGAGCCGGCCGAGATCGCCGTCGAGGTCACCGCGCTGCTGGGTGCCTAG
- the aroC gene encoding chorismate synthase codes for MLRWLTAGESHGPALVALLEGVPAGIEVTSEDITRDLVRRRLGYGRGARMKFEQDEVEFIGGVRHGRTLGSPVAIRVGNTEWPKWETVMSADPVDPEVLAAQSRNAPLTRPRPGHADLAGMQKYGHTDARPILERASARETAARVAVGVVAKQLIKQALGIDIVSHVIELGSVAAKSGLIPTPDDADRIDADPLRCLDPEASARMVAEVDAAKKDADTLGGIVEVLAYNIPPGLGSHVQWDRKLDARLATALMSIQSVKGVEIGDGFTQARSRGSVAHDEIVPTADGVKRVTDRAGGLEGGITNGEPLRVRAALKPISSLNRALQTIDILTGEPATAINQRSDVCAVPAGAVVAEAMVALVLAEAATEKFGGDSVAEIRRNLASYLDALVIR; via the coding sequence ATGCTGCGCTGGCTTACTGCAGGTGAATCGCACGGACCGGCGCTCGTCGCGCTGCTCGAGGGTGTTCCCGCCGGGATCGAGGTGACGAGCGAGGACATCACTCGTGACCTGGTCCGCCGTCGCCTGGGTTATGGGCGCGGCGCCCGGATGAAATTCGAGCAGGACGAGGTCGAGTTCATCGGCGGCGTGCGGCACGGCCGCACCCTGGGCAGCCCGGTCGCGATCCGGGTGGGCAACACCGAGTGGCCCAAGTGGGAGACGGTCATGTCGGCCGATCCGGTCGACCCGGAGGTGCTCGCCGCGCAGTCGCGCAACGCGCCGCTGACCCGCCCCCGCCCCGGTCACGCCGACCTGGCCGGCATGCAGAAGTACGGGCACACCGACGCCCGCCCGATCCTGGAGCGGGCCAGCGCCCGGGAGACCGCGGCCCGGGTCGCCGTCGGCGTGGTCGCCAAGCAGCTGATCAAGCAGGCGCTCGGCATCGACATCGTGTCGCACGTGATCGAGCTGGGCTCGGTCGCCGCCAAGTCCGGCCTGATCCCGACGCCCGACGACGCCGACCGGATCGACGCCGACCCGCTGCGCTGCCTCGACCCGGAGGCCAGCGCGCGGATGGTCGCCGAGGTCGACGCGGCGAAAAAGGACGCCGACACGCTCGGTGGCATCGTCGAGGTGCTGGCCTACAACATCCCGCCGGGCCTCGGCTCGCACGTGCAGTGGGACCGCAAGCTGGACGCCCGGCTGGCCACCGCGCTGATGTCGATCCAGTCGGTCAAGGGCGTGGAGATCGGCGACGGTTTCACCCAGGCCCGCTCGCGTGGCTCGGTCGCGCACGACGAGATCGTCCCCACCGCGGACGGGGTCAAGCGCGTCACCGACCGGGCCGGTGGCCTGGAGGGCGGCATCACCAACGGCGAGCCGCTGCGGGTCCGTGCCGCGCTCAAGCCGATCTCCTCGCTGAACCGGGCGTTGCAGACCATCGACATCCTCACCGGCGAGCCGGCCACCGCGATCAACCAGCGCTCCGACGTCTGTGCCGTGCCGGCCGGCGCGGTGGTCGCCGAGGCCATGGTCGCCCTGGTGCTGGCCGAGGCCGCGACCGAGAAGTTCGGTGGCGACTCGGTCGCCGAGATCCGCCGCAACCTGGCGTCGTACCTCGACGCGCTGGTGATCCGCTGA
- a CDS encoding multidrug effflux MFS transporter yields the protein MAETPDPTLPADGRSRGELLPLGRRFRMVLVLGFLSALGPLTIDMYLPALPTITTDLHATAAAVQLTLTGTLVGLAVGQLLIGPLADAVGRRVPLLAGIGVHVLASVCCVLAPDLAVLGTLRVIQGLGAAAAAVIAMAMVRDLFDGMAAARLFSRLMLVVGVAPILAPTIGGLVLNWTSWRGVFVVLTAVGMAIMAAAAVVLPETLPRDRRRNGGLRGTARDYGRLFTDRVYVGLILVAGLAMAALIAYVSGSSFVFQDEFHLSEQQFALIFAGGAVGLIGATQCNVRLLRRWTPQRILGGSLLAGLGFGLVLLFTAATGRGGLAGVLIPLWLVLAMVGLVMPNAPALALARHGEVAGTAAALLGAVQFGVGALAAPLVGVLGVGAVAMATVVFGGMLAATAVCYLVVRPQHLPVDDLEPALPALH from the coding sequence GTGGCCGAGACACCTGACCCGACCCTGCCCGCCGACGGCCGCTCCCGCGGTGAGCTGCTGCCCCTCGGGCGCCGCTTCCGGATGGTCCTGGTGCTCGGCTTCCTCAGCGCGCTCGGGCCGCTGACCATCGACATGTACCTGCCGGCGCTGCCCACCATCACCACCGACCTGCACGCCACCGCCGCCGCCGTACAGCTCACCCTCACCGGCACCCTGGTCGGCCTGGCGGTCGGCCAGCTGCTGATCGGCCCGCTGGCCGACGCGGTGGGCCGGCGGGTGCCGCTGCTCGCCGGTATCGGGGTGCACGTGCTCGCCTCGGTGTGCTGCGTGCTCGCGCCCGACCTGGCCGTGCTCGGCACGCTGCGGGTGATCCAGGGCCTGGGCGCCGCGGCCGCCGCGGTGATCGCGATGGCGATGGTGCGCGACCTGTTCGACGGCATGGCGGCGGCCCGGCTCTTCTCCCGGCTGATGCTGGTCGTCGGCGTGGCGCCGATCCTGGCGCCGACCATCGGTGGCCTGGTGCTGAACTGGACGTCCTGGCGGGGCGTCTTCGTGGTGCTCACCGCGGTCGGGATGGCGATCATGGCGGCCGCCGCCGTGGTGCTGCCCGAGACCCTGCCCCGCGACCGGCGGCGCAACGGCGGCCTGCGGGGCACCGCCCGCGACTACGGCCGGCTGTTCACCGACCGGGTCTACGTGGGCCTGATCCTGGTCGCCGGTCTCGCGATGGCGGCCCTGATCGCGTACGTGAGCGGCTCGTCCTTCGTCTTCCAGGACGAGTTCCACCTGAGCGAGCAGCAGTTCGCGCTGATCTTCGCGGGTGGCGCGGTGGGGCTGATCGGCGCCACCCAGTGCAACGTGCGGCTGCTGCGCCGCTGGACGCCGCAGCGGATCCTCGGCGGTTCGCTGCTCGCCGGGCTCGGCTTCGGCCTGGTCCTGCTGTTCACCGCCGCCACCGGGCGGGGCGGCCTGGCCGGCGTGCTGATCCCGCTCTGGCTGGTGCTGGCCATGGTCGGCCTGGTCATGCCGAACGCCCCGGCGCTCGCGCTGGCCCGGCACGGCGAGGTGGCCGGCACCGCCGCGGCCCTGCTCGGCGCCGTCCAGTTCGGCGTCGGCGCACTGGCCGCCCCGCTGGTCGGCGTGCTCGGCGTGGGCGCCGTGGCGATGGCGACAGTGGTGTTCGGCGGCATGCTGGCCGCCACCGCGGTCTGCTACCTGGTCGTCCGCCCCCAGCACCTCCCGGTCGACGACCTCGAGCCGGCCCTGCCGGCCCTGCACTGA
- a CDS encoding shikimate dehydrogenase codes for MGPAVQTTSPRRAAVLGKPIAHSLSPVIHRAGFAAAGLEGWTYEAIECGEAELAGLVAGLGPEWAGLSLTMPLKEAALTLAGSATPAAIAAGVANTLVRQPDGGWHADNTDIPGMVRVLREAGVGTSTGRHAVKEAPPRVTVLGGGGTARAALAAAAELGAEVVTVVTRRPEARTELEPVAAALGLKLEGADWVAAPAAFDADAVISTVPKGAADHLAAEITWRPGTVLFDALYDPWPTPLAAAASAAGLPVVSGLDLLLAQALSQFEQFTGAEAPEDAMRTALDAAARNRAA; via the coding sequence ATGGGACCCGCTGTGCAGACCACCAGCCCTCGACGGGCGGCCGTCCTCGGCAAGCCGATCGCCCACTCGCTCTCGCCGGTGATCCATCGGGCCGGGTTCGCGGCGGCCGGTCTCGAGGGGTGGACCTATGAGGCGATCGAGTGCGGCGAGGCGGAGCTGGCCGGCCTGGTCGCCGGGCTCGGCCCGGAGTGGGCCGGGCTGTCGCTGACCATGCCGCTCAAGGAGGCCGCGCTCACGCTGGCCGGCTCGGCCACCCCGGCCGCGATCGCCGCCGGGGTGGCCAACACGCTGGTCCGGCAGCCGGACGGCGGCTGGCACGCCGACAACACCGACATCCCCGGCATGGTCCGTGTGCTGCGCGAGGCCGGCGTCGGCACGAGCACCGGCCGGCACGCGGTCAAGGAGGCGCCGCCCCGGGTGACGGTGCTCGGCGGGGGCGGCACCGCGCGGGCCGCGCTGGCCGCCGCGGCCGAGCTGGGCGCCGAGGTGGTCACCGTGGTCACCCGCCGCCCGGAGGCGCGCACCGAGCTGGAGCCGGTCGCCGCCGCGCTCGGCCTCAAGCTGGAGGGCGCCGACTGGGTCGCCGCGCCGGCCGCCTTCGACGCCGACGCGGTGATCTCCACGGTCCCCAAGGGCGCCGCCGACCACCTGGCCGCCGAGATCACCTGGCGGCCCGGCACGGTGCTGTTCGACGCGCTCTACGACCCGTGGCCGACCCCGCTGGCCGCCGCGGCGTCCGCGGCGGGACTGCCCGTGGTCTCCGGGCTGGACCTGCTGCTGGCCCAGGCCCTGAGCCAGTTCGAGCAGTTCACCGGCGCCGAGGCGCCCGAGGACGCGATGCGGACCGCCCTCGACGCCGCCGCCCGCAACCGGGCCGCTTAG
- the mltG gene encoding endolytic transglycosylase MltG, whose product MLDDLDAVLEEEEQAQPAASRHRNRSRGGRSAIAFFMSLVLLGLLVGGGWFAYSKVKGFFVADDYAGPGGAEAIVQIKTGQSATDIGTTLVRQKVVASVDAFTDAAKDNNRSKNIQAGWYRLKVEMKASDALAALLDPKSRWVNKVTIPEGLSYQQTFQKLSQATKIPVADFAKAAKNPVALGVDEAWFRRGDGKPADKTDIEGFLYPATYELSPRADATEVLKTIIGNFNAEMEKLEFVPTVEKGRGGISPYQALIVASIAQAEALKDEDMPKVSRVIYNRAYGEFPCHCLGLDSTVNYWLRISGKKVKPSEKLTQSDLHNPNNPYNTHDKPGLPPGPIGNPGQAALKGAMSPTNNFPYYYFISIDTKGTMAYGKTGADHDRNRLRACQNGIPLC is encoded by the coding sequence ATGCTTGACGATCTCGATGCGGTGCTGGAGGAAGAGGAACAGGCGCAGCCGGCCGCGTCACGGCACCGGAACCGGAGCCGCGGCGGTCGTTCGGCGATCGCGTTCTTCATGAGCCTGGTCCTGCTCGGCCTGCTGGTCGGCGGCGGCTGGTTCGCCTACAGCAAGGTGAAGGGCTTCTTCGTCGCCGACGACTACGCGGGCCCGGGTGGCGCGGAGGCGATCGTGCAGATCAAGACCGGGCAGTCGGCCACCGACATCGGCACCACGCTGGTGCGGCAGAAGGTGGTCGCCTCGGTCGACGCGTTCACCGACGCGGCCAAGGACAACAACCGCAGCAAGAACATCCAGGCCGGCTGGTACCGGCTGAAGGTCGAGATGAAGGCCAGCGACGCGCTCGCCGCGCTGCTCGACCCGAAGAGCCGCTGGGTCAACAAGGTCACCATCCCGGAGGGGCTGTCCTACCAGCAGACCTTCCAGAAACTGTCGCAGGCCACCAAGATCCCGGTGGCCGACTTCGCCAAGGCCGCGAAGAACCCGGTGGCGCTCGGCGTCGACGAGGCCTGGTTCCGGCGCGGTGACGGCAAGCCGGCCGACAAGACCGACATCGAGGGCTTCCTCTACCCGGCGACCTACGAGCTGTCGCCGCGGGCGGACGCCACCGAGGTGCTCAAGACGATCATCGGCAACTTCAACGCCGAGATGGAGAAGCTGGAGTTCGTCCCGACGGTGGAAAAGGGCCGGGGCGGGATCTCGCCGTACCAGGCGCTGATCGTGGCGTCGATCGCGCAGGCCGAGGCGCTCAAGGACGAGGACATGCCCAAGGTGTCCCGGGTGATCTACAACCGGGCGTACGGCGAGTTCCCCTGTCACTGCCTGGGCCTGGACAGCACCGTCAACTACTGGCTGCGGATCAGCGGCAAGAAGGTCAAACCGTCCGAGAAGCTGACCCAGTCGGACCTGCACAACCCGAACAACCCGTACAACACGCACGACAAGCCGGGCCTGCCGCCGGGACCGATCGGCAACCCGGGCCAGGCCGCGCTGAAGGGCGCGATGAGCCCGACGAACAACTTCCCGTACTACTACTTCATCAGCATCGACACCAAGGGCACCATGGCGTACGGCAAGACCGGTGCGGACCACGACCGGAATCGGCTGCGTGCCTGTCAGAACGGCATCCCGCTCTGCTGA
- the mltG gene encoding endolytic transglycosylase MltG, whose product MIDELDAAFDGAGEDPGRWRHRKKKGGGRTLLTMALVIVLLGALGGGAYFGIGKVKGFFSAEDYPGPGTGSVVVEVKSGDTATAIANTLYKLGVVKSAAAFVDAAKDNPKSKDIQVGSYLLRKEMKAADALTALLDLKNKNVNKVTIPEGLISLQIFDKLSQATKIPAAEFKKAAKDPQKLGVPALWFKRQDGKKVDKTNIEGFLYPATYEFPKDANATQILQTMIKHFNAEMDELDFANQATSKLHISPYEALVAGSIAQVEALLPEDMGPVARVLYNRAYLGTFPCGCLQLDSTVNYWLRISGKDAKASEKLLASELHDPKNPYSYDVKGMAIGPISNPGEVALKGAINAPKNQFFFFVTIDKKGTMAYGKTNDEHRANIRKACKNGIPLCGN is encoded by the coding sequence TTGATCGACGAGTTGGATGCCGCATTCGACGGGGCCGGTGAGGACCCGGGTCGCTGGCGACATCGCAAGAAGAAGGGCGGCGGCCGGACGCTGCTCACGATGGCCCTGGTCATCGTGCTGCTCGGCGCGCTCGGCGGCGGAGCCTACTTCGGGATCGGCAAGGTGAAGGGCTTCTTCTCGGCCGAGGACTACCCCGGTCCCGGGACCGGCTCGGTGGTCGTCGAGGTGAAGTCCGGCGACACCGCGACGGCGATCGCCAACACCCTGTACAAGCTGGGTGTGGTGAAAAGCGCCGCGGCCTTCGTCGACGCCGCCAAGGACAACCCGAAAAGCAAGGACATTCAGGTCGGATCCTATCTGCTCCGCAAGGAGATGAAGGCCGCTGACGCGCTGACCGCGCTGCTCGACCTGAAGAACAAGAACGTCAACAAGGTCACCATCCCGGAGGGCCTGATCTCGCTGCAGATCTTCGACAAGCTGTCGCAGGCGACGAAGATCCCGGCGGCCGAGTTCAAGAAGGCGGCGAAGGACCCGCAGAAACTGGGCGTGCCGGCGCTGTGGTTCAAGCGTCAGGACGGCAAGAAGGTCGACAAGACCAACATCGAGGGCTTCCTGTACCCGGCGACCTACGAGTTCCCCAAGGATGCCAACGCCACCCAGATCCTGCAGACGATGATCAAGCACTTCAACGCGGAGATGGACGAGCTGGACTTCGCCAACCAGGCGACCAGCAAACTGCACATCTCACCGTACGAGGCGCTGGTCGCGGGCTCGATCGCGCAGGTCGAGGCGCTGCTGCCGGAGGACATGGGCCCTGTCGCGCGGGTGCTCTACAACCGCGCCTACCTGGGCACCTTCCCGTGTGGCTGCCTGCAGCTGGACAGCACCGTCAACTACTGGCTGCGGATCAGCGGGAAGGACGCGAAGGCCTCGGAGAAGCTGCTCGCCTCCGAGCTGCACGACCCGAAGAATCCGTACAGCTATGACGTCAAGGGGATGGCGATCGGTCCGATCAGCAATCCCGGTGAGGTCGCGCTGAAAGGTGCGATCAACGCGCCGAAGAACCAGTTCTTCTTCTTCGTGACCATCGACAAGAAGGGCACGATGGCGTACGGGAAGACCAACGACGAACACCGGGCGAACATCCGGAAGGCCTGTAAGAACGGCATTCCGCTGTGCGGTAACTGA